Genomic segment of Flavobacteriales bacterium:
CCGAACCCAATCCGGGGATCGGAGGATTCGGTTTCATCCTCTGTCAGCGGGGACATTGCAAGGAGTTTGCTCAGGGATTCGAAATGACCACCAATAACCGCATGGAACTGATGGCGGTGATCTATGGACTGGCCCAGATCAAAAGACGAACGCGGGTGCAGGTCTATTCCGATTCCAAATATGTGATCGATGGTATAGAGAAAGGCTGGGCCAAGAACTGGCGCAGCAAAGGCTGGATGCGGAATTCCAAGGAAAAGGCCCTCAATGCCGACCTCTGGGCCCGACTGCTCGAACTGGTCGACCATCATGAGGTACGTTTCCAATG
This window contains:
- the rnhA gene encoding ribonuclease HI, coding for MSHPSTESLPFIELFTDGGAEPNPGIGGFGFILCQRGHCKEFAQGFEMTTNNRMELMAVIYGLAQIKRRTRVQVYSDSKYVIDGIEKGWAKNWRSKGWMRNSKEKALNADLWARLLELVDHHEVRFQWVKGHNGHMQNERCDALATWAIKNSELRVDEGYPG